A portion of the Acidihalobacter yilgarnensis genome contains these proteins:
- the cls gene encoding cardiolipin synthase — translation MFGEPITSLAVAGELLIRLIVVIRILVRRNGQPSARLAWIVVVMLVPVAGPLLYLMVGEVRLGRRRLRLHTMLREHQREVLGVPHEDHPAALAPDYAPIAALAQSVGGTRARRGNQIRLISDSAALIDALVGDIDTAHLHCHLLSYIYLPDASGHAVAEALIRAARRGVPCRLLVDAIGSKAFLASPLRRHLDQAGVEVVASLPVSPLRALLARMDIRNHRKLAVIDGVIAYAGSQNIADAAFAPKARYAPWVDASVRIRGPVAWDLQRLFVEDWFLDSREWLGEVLSIRPEPELGGIDAQIIGTGPMSYNYAMRQVQQAALHLAREEVVITSPYLVPDEGTIASIHATARCGTRMRLVVPARNDSRMVAAASRSFYADLLESGVEILEYRRGLLHAKTLTVDGRLSILGSANLDRRSFEINFEVSVIVYSEPFTQELRALQGRYMVDAGAVDPARWLRLSWPRRLYYNTAGLLGALL, via the coding sequence ATGTTCGGAGAACCCATCACCTCATTGGCTGTTGCCGGGGAGCTGCTGATCCGGCTGATCGTCGTCATCCGGATTTTGGTGCGGCGCAACGGTCAGCCCAGCGCTCGACTGGCCTGGATCGTGGTCGTCATGCTGGTGCCGGTGGCCGGGCCGCTGCTTTACCTGATGGTGGGCGAGGTACGCCTTGGGCGGCGACGTCTGCGTCTGCACACCATGCTGCGCGAACACCAACGCGAGGTGTTGGGCGTGCCCCACGAAGACCATCCCGCTGCGTTGGCGCCGGATTACGCGCCGATTGCGGCACTGGCGCAATCGGTGGGGGGGACGCGTGCCCGCAGGGGCAATCAGATCCGCTTGATCAGCGATTCGGCTGCCCTGATTGATGCCTTGGTTGGCGATATCGACACGGCTCATCTGCACTGCCATTTGCTCTCGTACATCTATCTCCCGGATGCTTCCGGGCATGCCGTAGCCGAGGCACTGATCCGCGCGGCCCGTCGCGGAGTGCCCTGCCGTCTGCTGGTGGATGCCATCGGTTCCAAGGCGTTTCTGGCTTCGCCGCTCAGACGCCATCTGGACCAGGCGGGCGTCGAGGTGGTGGCCTCGTTGCCGGTCAGCCCGTTACGCGCGCTGCTGGCACGTATGGACATCCGCAATCATCGCAAGCTGGCGGTGATCGACGGTGTGATCGCTTATGCCGGCAGTCAGAACATCGCCGACGCGGCCTTTGCACCCAAGGCGCGCTACGCGCCTTGGGTGGATGCCTCGGTACGTATTCGAGGCCCGGTCGCCTGGGATCTGCAGCGCCTGTTCGTCGAGGACTGGTTCCTCGATAGCCGCGAGTGGCTGGGCGAGGTGCTGAGCATCCGCCCCGAGCCGGAGCTGGGTGGTATCGATGCCCAGATCATCGGCACCGGGCCGATGTCGTACAACTATGCCATGCGCCAAGTGCAGCAGGCCGCCTTGCATCTGGCGCGCGAAGAGGTCGTGATCACTTCGCCCTATCTCGTGCCCGATGAGGGGACCATCGCCTCGATTCACGCCACCGCCCGCTGCGGCACGCGCATGCGCTTGGTAGTGCCGGCCCGCAACGATTCGCGCATGGTGGCGGCGGCCAGCCGCAGTTTCTACGCCGATTTGCTCGAAAGCGGTGTGGAGATTCTCGAATACCGGCGCGGCCTGTTGCACGCCAAGACGCTGACGGTGGACGGCCGCCTGAGTATTCTGGGTTCGGCGAATCTCGATCGGCGCAGTTTTGAGATCAATTTCGAGGTGTCGGTGATTGTCTATAGCGAGCCCTTCACGCAGGAGCTGCGTGCGCTACAGGGACGTTACATGGTGGATGCAGGCGCCGTCGACCCCGCGCGTTGGTTGCGCCTGTCCTGGCCGCGCCGACTTTACTACAACACGGCTGGACTGCTCGGCGCGCTACTCTGA